One window of Hujiaoplasma nucleasis genomic DNA carries:
- the prfB gene encoding peptide chain release factor 2: MITLDELKKYSNQFSEDIEKIDQSIDIIETKEHLKDLENLTISPDFWLDNDKAQTIIGEVNELKSKIDDYQRLKDIYETIDLSIELLNEDEHVDLNEIEKLIKEFEQLNQAFTLRLLLNEDYDKFNAIIEFHPGAGGTESQDWAEMLFRMYKKYCDQHQYQFKILDYLDGEEAGLKSATVLVSGKYAYGYLKAESGVHRLVRISPFDSSGRRHTSFASVKVYPEIDDSIDIEIDETEIRVDTYRSSGKGGQGVNTTDSAIRITHLPTNIVVTCQNERSQIQNRETAMKVLKGKLYNLELEKQQEALAKFHDGKLNAFGSQIRSYVFHPYTMVKDHRTNFETGNGDKVMDGDLDGFIFAYLTMLKK, from the coding sequence ATGATTACTTTAGATGAGTTAAAAAAATATTCGAATCAGTTTTCTGAAGATATTGAGAAGATTGATCAAAGCATAGACATCATAGAAACTAAAGAACATTTAAAAGATCTGGAAAATTTAACGATTTCTCCAGATTTTTGGCTTGATAATGACAAAGCACAGACCATCATCGGAGAAGTTAATGAGTTAAAAAGCAAAATTGATGATTATCAAAGATTAAAAGATATTTATGAAACCATTGATTTAAGTATCGAGTTATTGAATGAAGACGAACATGTAGACTTAAATGAGATTGAAAAACTCATTAAAGAATTTGAGCAATTAAATCAAGCTTTCACCTTAAGATTATTATTAAATGAAGACTATGATAAGTTTAACGCCATCATTGAGTTTCATCCAGGAGCAGGAGGAACTGAATCCCAAGATTGGGCTGAAATGTTGTTTAGGATGTATAAAAAATATTGTGATCAACACCAATACCAATTTAAGATTTTAGATTATTTAGATGGTGAAGAAGCTGGTTTAAAATCAGCAACCGTTTTAGTGAGTGGCAAGTATGCCTATGGTTATTTAAAAGCTGAATCTGGTGTTCACCGTTTGGTGAGAATTTCTCCTTTTGATTCATCAGGAAGAAGACACACTTCATTTGCTTCAGTTAAAGTATATCCAGAAATTGATGATTCTATTGATATAGAAATTGATGAAACTGAAATTAGGGTAGACACCTATCGTTCAAGTGGTAAGGGTGGTCAAGGGGTTAATACGACTGATTCTGCCATTAGAATTACCCACTTACCTACTAATATTGTTGTGACGTGTCAAAATGAACGGTCACAAATTCAAAATCGTGAAACAGCAATGAAGGTTTTAAAAGGTAAGTTATATAATTTAGAATTAGAGAAGCAACAAGAAGCATTGGCCAAATTTCATGATGGGAAGTTAAATGCCTTTGGGTCACAAATTCGTTCTTATGTTTTTCATCCGTATACAATGGTTAAAGACCATCGCACCAATTTTGAAACCGGAAATGGTGACAAGGTTATGGATGGAGACTTGGATGGGTTTATCTTTGCGTATTTAACTATGTTGAAGAAATGA
- the glgB gene encoding 1,4-alpha-glucan branching protein GlgB — MNMNSEIMYLFDNGQLLQAYKHFGAHIVKDKNQKILGVEFTVYAPNARIASIVGDFNSWDSRTHIMNKIDDAGVFSLYIEGLSEWEKYKYCFVTYQNETIFKSDPYAFFSDFRPETSSKVYDIEGYTWNDSKYMKNRKKRNSFKEPMVIYEMHLGSWMRKPDFTFNKYNDLVDLLIPYLLDHGFTHVEMMPLAEHPLDESWGYQATGYYSATSRFGVPKDLFYLIDRLHQAGIGVILDWVPSHISKDAHGLYKFDGSYLYEYSDDSIRENEVWGTINLDLGKGTTRSFLLSNARFWMDYFHIDGFRIDAVSNILHYLGDPSRGTNMGALDFLKTLSNTVKAYDSSVLLFAEDSSTFPKLTAPVHDGGVGFDYKWNMGWMNDTLKYFEKDPIYRKYHHHYINFAMVYHHSERFVLALSHDEVVHGKHSLVEKMPGDYWQKFANYRLLVGLQVTHPGKKLMFMGEEFGHMHEWRDTSQLDWHLFQYPMHQKANLFFKDMVKVYHENPCFYELDYQSNGFKWVDSNNAEQSIFSFLRYDSKGDFCLVVLNMTPMVYHDYRIGIPKKGVYQEIINSDLDKYEGSNTYNGLDPVSQDFAHHGFEQSIQIVIAPLAIQVFKLRK, encoded by the coding sequence ATGAATATGAATAGTGAAATCATGTATTTATTTGACAATGGACAATTACTTCAAGCGTACAAACATTTTGGTGCCCATATAGTCAAGGATAAAAACCAAAAGATTTTAGGTGTTGAGTTTACGGTATATGCACCAAATGCTAGAATTGCCTCTATTGTTGGTGATTTCAATTCATGGGATTCTCGTACACACATCATGAATAAAATCGATGATGCGGGTGTGTTTTCACTTTATATTGAAGGTTTATCTGAATGGGAGAAATATAAGTATTGCTTTGTGACTTATCAAAATGAAACTATTTTTAAGTCAGATCCTTATGCTTTTTTCTCTGATTTTAGGCCAGAAACATCTTCTAAAGTCTATGATATTGAAGGTTATACTTGGAATGATTCCAAGTATATGAAAAACCGCAAGAAAAGAAATTCTTTCAAAGAACCTATGGTCATTTATGAAATGCATTTAGGTTCATGGATGAGAAAACCAGATTTTACTTTTAATAAATATAATGACTTGGTAGACTTATTAATTCCCTACCTATTAGATCATGGTTTTACTCATGTTGAAATGATGCCTCTGGCTGAACATCCTTTAGATGAATCATGGGGTTACCAAGCTACAGGATATTATTCAGCTACCTCTAGATTTGGTGTGCCCAAGGATCTTTTCTATTTGATAGACCGTTTACACCAAGCTGGGATTGGTGTGATATTGGATTGGGTTCCATCACATATTTCTAAAGATGCTCATGGTTTATATAAATTTGATGGGTCTTATCTTTATGAATATTCTGATGATTCAATCAGGGAAAATGAAGTATGGGGGACTATAAATCTTGACTTGGGCAAGGGAACAACTCGTTCTTTTCTACTATCTAATGCTCGTTTTTGGATGGATTACTTCCATATTGATGGATTTAGAATTGATGCTGTTTCAAACATTCTTCATTATTTAGGAGACCCATCTAGAGGAACCAATATGGGCGCTTTAGACTTCTTAAAAACGTTATCAAATACTGTAAAAGCCTATGATTCTTCTGTTTTATTGTTTGCTGAAGATTCATCAACTTTCCCAAAATTAACCGCTCCTGTTCATGATGGAGGCGTTGGCTTTGATTATAAGTGGAATATGGGTTGGATGAATGATACCTTGAAGTATTTTGAAAAAGACCCTATCTATAGAAAATACCATCACCATTATATAAATTTCGCTATGGTATATCATCATTCTGAAAGGTTTGTTTTGGCCTTGTCACATGATGAAGTGGTCCATGGTAAACATTCATTAGTAGAAAAAATGCCAGGAGATTATTGGCAAAAATTTGCTAACTATCGTTTATTGGTTGGTTTACAAGTCACTCATCCAGGAAAAAAACTTATGTTTATGGGTGAAGAGTTTGGACATATGCATGAGTGGAGGGATACGAGTCAGTTAGATTGGCATTTATTCCAATATCCTATGCATCAAAAGGCCAATTTGTTTTTTAAAGACATGGTTAAAGTCTACCATGAGAATCCTTGTTTTTATGAACTTGATTATCAATCCAACGGCTTTAAATGGGTTGATTCTAACAATGCAGAACAAAGTATCTTTTCTTTCTTAAGGTATGATTCAAAGGGTGATTTTTGTTTGGTTGTATTAAATATGACACCTATGGTATATCATGACTATCGTATTGGCATACCAAAAAAAGGTGTATATCAAGAAATTATTAATTCAGATTTAGATAAATATGAAGGTTCAAATACCTACAATGGCTTAGATCCTGTCAGTCAAGATTTTGCTCATCATGGGTTTGAACAGTCTATTCAAATAGTAATCGCACCACTCGCAATTCAAGTCTTTAAACTTAGAAAGTAA
- a CDS encoding RecX family transcriptional regulator: MIYQVNQIEKNKNKYILSLKHQEKSIEFEVSDEIILEFRLVKGKVLEKKDFLDLKEAIKHDNYRQKLLHYATFKARTELEASKYLDQFSIPEKAKAKYIDKLKTAKIIDDDLYTKQYIDEYSHFRMIGPNKITFDLLQKGISQSMIDRHLHQYSKQLMTENIQTLVEKRVKSSKNKPIYKIKESLKAYLVNKGYDYDLIQEIVERMSSHIEDEIDEDVALEKDYDNYLRKYKKSNQSQSFRDFILPKLMQKGYSYHKIIQILKGEEANEYE; this comes from the coding sequence ATGATCTATCAAGTAAATCAAATAGAAAAAAATAAAAACAAATATATTTTATCCTTGAAACACCAAGAAAAAAGTATTGAATTTGAGGTTTCTGACGAAATCATCTTAGAATTTCGTTTAGTTAAAGGTAAAGTCCTTGAAAAAAAAGACTTTTTAGACTTAAAAGAAGCAATAAAACATGATAATTATCGTCAAAAGTTATTGCACTATGCGACATTTAAAGCTCGTACAGAATTAGAAGCCAGTAAGTATTTAGACCAGTTTTCAATTCCTGAAAAGGCTAAAGCAAAGTACATTGATAAATTAAAAACAGCTAAGATTATTGATGATGACTTATATACCAAACAATACATTGATGAGTATAGTCATTTTCGGATGATTGGACCCAATAAAATTACTTTTGATTTACTACAAAAAGGAATTTCTCAGTCAATGATTGATAGACATCTTCATCAATATTCTAAGCAATTAATGACTGAGAATATTCAAACTTTAGTTGAAAAGAGAGTGAAATCATCAAAAAATAAGCCCATATATAAGATTAAAGAATCTTTAAAAGCATACCTTGTAAATAAGGGTTATGATTATGATTTGATTCAAGAAATAGTTGAAAGAATGTCAAGTCATATCGAAGATGAAATCGATGAAGATGTGGCCTTAGAAAAAGATTATGATAATTATTTAAGAAAGTATAAGAAAAGTAATCAAAGTCAATCTTTTAGGGATTTTATCCTTCCAAAGTTAATGCAAAAAGGTTATAGTTACCATAAAATAATTCAGATATTAAAAGGAGAAGAAGCAAATGAATATGAATAG
- a CDS encoding sugar phosphate nucleotidyltransferase: protein MKKIISMILVGGKGTRLGDMTKGKAKPAISFGGKYRLIDFTLSNLSHSHIDVCGLVTQYEPMDLMNYIGNGSSWDLDYTDGGIRFLTPYLKKDAIEWQKGTGHAVKQFFDFIDHYQSQYVLILPGDHIYKMDYNKMIQAIDEDQSDILVASTRLNQSDLYRFGIVETDPSGHLLSFTEKPNHPSSNLVSMGIYIFKTEVLKSLLFSEKDLLDFGSDIIPEAIHQNYKILSYEFKGYWRDVGTLESLYEANMDMLNDEHFLGLNSSKNLPIFSRSLNLDPHIVLNDGLVQSSVIADACLINGHVIHSTLAYQVHMKKNSLVKDCVILSGVEIGYKAHIEKAIINEGVKIPDHYHSINEHCILITEDNLFKVGEIRE from the coding sequence ATGAAAAAAATCATCTCAATGATTTTGGTTGGAGGCAAGGGCACAAGATTAGGGGATATGACCAAAGGAAAGGCTAAACCAGCCATTTCTTTTGGTGGAAAATATCGCTTAATAGATTTTACATTAAGCAATCTAAGCCATTCTCATATTGATGTTTGTGGCTTAGTGACCCAATACGAACCCATGGATTTAATGAATTATATTGGTAATGGTTCTTCTTGGGATTTAGACTACACTGATGGGGGAATAAGGTTCTTAACCCCTTATTTAAAGAAAGATGCCATTGAATGGCAAAAGGGAACTGGTCATGCAGTCAAACAGTTTTTTGATTTTATTGACCACTATCAAAGTCAATATGTTTTAATATTGCCAGGAGATCATATATACAAAATGGACTATAACAAAATGATTCAAGCCATTGATGAAGACCAAAGTGATATTCTTGTGGCTTCCACAAGACTTAATCAATCAGATTTATATCGCTTTGGTATTGTTGAAACTGATCCAAGCGGCCATTTATTATCCTTTACTGAAAAACCTAATCATCCATCATCAAATTTAGTTTCAATGGGTATATATATTTTTAAAACAGAGGTCTTAAAATCTCTGTTGTTTTCTGAAAAAGATTTATTAGACTTTGGCAGTGATATTATCCCAGAAGCTATTCATCAAAATTATAAGATATTATCTTATGAATTTAAGGGTTATTGGCGGGATGTTGGAACTTTAGAGTCCCTTTATGAAGCCAATATGGATATGTTAAATGATGAACATTTTTTAGGTTTAAATTCTTCAAAAAACTTACCGATTTTTTCAAGATCATTGAATTTAGATCCTCATATAGTTTTAAATGATGGTTTGGTTCAATCATCAGTGATCGCTGATGCATGTTTGATCAATGGGCATGTTATTCACTCAACCCTTGCTTATCAGGTTCATATGAAGAAAAACTCATTGGTTAAAGATTGTGTTATCTTGTCTGGTGTTGAAATAGGCTATAAGGCTCATATAGAGAAGGCAATTATCAATGAAGGAGTAAAAATTCCCGATCATTATCATTCAATAAATGAACATTGTATTTTAATTACAGAAGATAACCTTTTTAAAGTAGGTGAGATTCGTGAATAA